CGTGCCGCCGGCCGGCACGAGGGGGTTCCCACACTGGAAGGGTGAGAGTGACCACTGGATCTTGGGGAGGAAACCCTGTTATTTGTCACTGATGAGATTTAGCTGAAACAGTACGGGCTGGTTTTCCTCAGGGGGTTGAGGAGCGATCTCTGAGAGCCGTGCTCCTGAGCCGCCTGGCCATTGCAGGCAGAAATTATCCCCTTAAAATACTGAAACTTCTCTTTATCAAGGAATAATCAGTTCATAAGATGCAATtgctgcaggatttttttccttttccccctgaTGATGGGACAGTATTTACTGTATTTACCGGCTCCTTCACGTCAGGTTTCTGGGCTGGAAGCTGGCAGACACTAATTCTTACACAATGCTggttttcttgtctttcagaaTTATCCAGCAGCTGGTCAATGGAATTATTGCACCTACTACGATACCAAACCTAGGACTAGGTCCCTGGTGAGTTGGGGGATGTGCTGCTCTTGCTGCCAGATTCTTGTCTGTGCTCCAGCCACAGTTAATTATTGTCCCTATTCTTAAAGGGGAGTCTTGCATTCAAACCCGATGGACTACGCGTGGGGGGCCAACGGCTTGGATGCAATTATCACACAGGTAAAATTGGTGTTAGAATGGCATCTCCCGTCCCCTCGTGCGGTGCTGTCAGCATGTGCTGTGATCATTCGGGGAGAAACGGGAGAGCAGGTCCCCAGTGCTGGCGACGTGGGGCTCTTAAGTGGCCAGGTTCTGTGCGCTGCTGAGCTCACATCTGCTCTCTGCCCTCTGGGGCCTTTTTTCAGTTACTAAATCAGTTTGAAAACACTGGACCACCGCCAGCAGACAAGGAGAAGATCCAGGCCCTCCCCACCGTACAGATCACCCAGGAACACGTAGGTATGTGTGTCTCCTCCAGGGAATCCCTCACAAAGAGCACTCTCAAAGTTCTGTTTAACGCTTTCTTGGGACTTAAATTTTGCCTGCCTAGTACCTTCGAGGCCTAaaacatttcagagagggagaagggTGGGGTATTGCTCTGTTGTGCTCACACACAAAAAGGAGCAGTGCAGATGGGATGGATTTGCTGTGGGGAGGCAAACTGTTCTGAGGAGCTCAGGGTGGATGGAGGTgagggagcagaagggaagggaacAGAGCAGCCAACCCAGGGGACGAGAGGGGGAATGAGGGTGCGGGAGCTGGAACATGCTCTCCtctgcagggatgaggagaaaaggtggtgggaccctgAGTCAGGTGCGTGGAgtgtctctctcctctgcagcttagctctgctttgctttccttccgCGGTACAGACTCTGGGCTGGAGTGTCCCGTGTGTAAAGAAGACTACACCGTGGGTGAGAGCGTCCGGCAGTTGCCCTGCAATCACCTCTTCCACAACAGCTGTATCGTCCCGTGGCTGGAGCAGGTTGGTGCCGCCCCCACGGGTGGGTGACCCGGGCTCAGGGGGGTTTCCTGGTGCTTCTGTTCCTCTCTAAATATTTTCCTACCTCCGTGATGAGGCCTGAGCACAAACGGCCTTTGATCAGAGGAAGGAGTGTCACCCGAGCCTTTTCCTCAAGTGCTGTTCCTGTATCATGTTTCTAACCCTGTTTCCcctatttcttgttctgtttttgtctGCTCCCCAAAGCACGACACGTGTCCCGTGTGCCGGAAAAGCTTAAGTGGACAAAACACTGCCACAAACCCCCCCGGACTCACGGGGATGAACTtctcatcatcatcctcctcctcctcttcctccagctcacCAAGTAACGAGAACTTATCAAACAACTCATGAATCTTAATCTAACCCTCTGTCCCCGGgccctgtcccttgtccctcctccctccccagcagcgaCCGGGGCTTCCCGAGCAGAGTGAGGGGAgggtaacgggggggggggggggaccagcGCCCCCAGAATTCCCTTTTGAGTTCTGAAG
This region of Numenius arquata chromosome 25, bNumArq3.hap1.1, whole genome shotgun sequence genomic DNA includes:
- the RNF126 gene encoding E3 ubiquitin-protein ligase RNF126 isoform X2 is translated as MAEASPQPGRFFCHCCSAEIAPRLPDYICPRCESGFIEELPEEPRNADNETSSSTSTSDQNRHPFENVDQHLFTLPQGYGQFAFGIFDDSFEFPFGSTAPSEDNRDSENRREREHQSRHRYGARIIQQLVNGIIAPTTIPNLGLGPWGVLHSNPMDYAWGANGLDAIITQLLNQFENTGPPPADKEKIQALPTVQITQEHVDSGLECPVCKEDYTVGESVRQLPCNHLFHNSCIVPWLEQHDTCPVCRKSLSGQNTATNPPGLTGMNFSSSSSSSSSSSSPSNENLSNNS
- the RNF126 gene encoding E3 ubiquitin-protein ligase RNF126 isoform X1, with the translated sequence MAEASPQPGRFFCHCCSAEIAPRLPDYICPRCESGFIEELPEEPRNADNETSSSTSTSDQNRHPFENVDQHLFTLPQGYGQFAFGIFDDSFEFPFGSTAPSEDNRDSENRREREHQSRHRYGARQPRARLATRRAAGRHEGVPTLEGIIQQLVNGIIAPTTIPNLGLGPWGVLHSNPMDYAWGANGLDAIITQLLNQFENTGPPPADKEKIQALPTVQITQEHVDSGLECPVCKEDYTVGESVRQLPCNHLFHNSCIVPWLEQHDTCPVCRKSLSGQNTATNPPGLTGMNFSSSSSSSSSSSSPSNENLSNNS